The nucleotide window GCCAGCGAGCACTTCGTGGACAGGTGCCTTtccctcccctcccccctccccccgccccATGCGTCCGAGCTTAAATTAATTGTTGTTAGTGTTAGTTAGTGTTAGTGTTAGCCCAGTGATGGTGCTTAGCGTAATTGCTGTTAGTGTTAGTTAGTGTATTGTGCTGGTTTATGTGGTGGTACGAGCAAGTTTAATTTACTGTTACTACTGTTCTGACTAAATTCAGTTAAATGAAAATGAGCTTTGACAGAGAATTAAAATGAGCTTTGAAAGAATATTGAAATGAAAATTAGCTTATGTTGCTTTGTTTTTAAATGAAAATTACAGTTTTTGCAAATTAGTTATGTTGTTGTCCATTTTGAAAATGAGGATTTTTAATGGAAGTGTTTGAAAATTTggtcactctctctctctctctctctctgaccaAATTAGGCCTTTCTGTAGATCGAAGCTAGGCACAGATCGACAAGAAGGAGAAGGACGCCCTCAACCCCGGTGACCCCGACCCCGATCCCAACCCCGAGGTGCGCCACTCCCTCTTCCCTCCCTCTTCATATGTCAGCACATAATGATGCAAGGGGGGTGTTCATAATGTGGCTGTTAAAGTGTTCATAATGATGCAATGGGGAGTGGAGTTGTTAGATTGGTTAATGAGCTTGCAGTTTTACTATGGTAGTTGATCTTCTTTGCATCGGTTGGGCAGCAATGTTCATGATTGTGTATATGTCAGCAGCAACAAAGTCTGTGATGTTTGTTTCAGCTTCTTAGAGTGCTCATAATGTGGCTGTTAAAATGGTTGTTAGAGTGCTGAAATGCTTGCTGTTAAAaaagtggcctatgttttgccgaaaatgttgattcatttccattccggcaaatttcaggcgctctaTATGTGCACTTtctagcaaaggtcatgccaaaattttccgtgaatttcggcatgacttgtgcaaGAAAGTTGGACATAACGAATGCTCGAGATTTGTCACGACGAGAATGAAACGACATTTCCGGCAAAACAAAGGTCACTTTTTTTCTCATTATTCACTTTATTATAGGAAAGTCATGTTTTGAAACTACTATTGTTGCactttttttatttctacttcgCCTTCTTTCATGTTTTTGTTTTTAGAATTCGTGACCATAATTTCAAATTCATTACCACAAATTTAAAACTTCATGGATATTTTTTAAGTTCCCAACTATTTTATAAATTCATCAATGTATTTTAAATTGAAAAAAATCGCAAATATTTTGAAAATTCATAAACATTTTGAAAATTCATGGATCTTTTGTAAAGCAAGAACATTTTTTTACTCCACCAACATTGTTTTACCGGTCTTTCAGGTAGTTCAGTGGCTGAATTTGTCGATGTTGTCCGTCATCGGGGATAGCTATGGACTATGGTTTGTGTAACGACGATAAGCTCAGCTGTGCCTTCAGCCAGATTTTTGAAGAATATAATCTTAGTTTCAGTCACCCTTTTTTTAGGGCAGTTTATTGTGTCTGAGGATTTAGTTACCTTGCTTTAGATCCCATTGTACACAATGTTTCCATTGATCTAATATACGCGAGGCTCAATTTAAAGAAAAAAACTAAGAAACGTTGCGAAACATGTGGCATGAACGAGAAATGAAATGCACAGGACAGTGTATGGTATTATTACATCTTACAAGAAATAATACTTTTACTATGGAGCATTTTAGATGGCCCGTGAAGAATCACCCCATGGAAGAGAGAAAACAATATCGCCACCAAACTTAGAGAGAACACGCGAGGCAGACATCGGAAGACAAACTGTGTGGAATAAGCCACGTTGGGGTCGATCACATCAACCGTAGATCTCCCTGTCGCAGACAATGATGCCGTCGCTGTCCGCGTAGAGCCACTCCCCGTCACGGACCACGGCGCCGCCGACGCTCCCCGTCACGGACCACGGCGCCGCCGACGTCGACGTCCACGTGCATCTCCGTGGCGCCGCTCTTCCCGGGCTTGCGGGGGTTGCTGGCGAGCGCGCGGACGCCGATGGCGCAGCCGTTCACGTCATCCACGTCGCGGACGCAGCCGTTCACGACAGCGCCCGCCCAGCCGCTGCCGCGCCCCACCTCCGCCAGCGTGCCGCCGATGAGCGCGCACCGCTTGCTGCCACCGCCGTCAAGCACCAGGACGCGGCCCTCGCCGGGGGTCTCCAGGAGCGCGCGCAGGCCCGCGTTGTGCTCGAGGACGCGCATGGTGACCACCCGGCCCGAGAAGGACCTGCACTGGCCGTACGGCTGGAAGACGGGCTCCAGGATGCGCAGCTCGCCGGCGAGGATCAGTGAGGCGTTCGCGTCGCACAGGTCGGCCACAGGGGTTGGGAACTTCTCTGAACCCATCGATCGATCTGCATATATGCATGCACCGGAAAAGCACGATACATGTAGTATTACTGTTAGACTGTTAGTACCTACCAAGCTACTGCTATCCCATGTTGAAAACTAACATGATAAGCATACTACGAAATAACCTGATGCAAACAAAGATGATAAGTGATAAGGTCGTTGCAACTTGCAAAGATTTCTGCCCCCCTTTCTCTTGCGTGCTTGTGTTACGACAAAAGAGCTCTTTATATAGAAGTGAACTAGCGGGTGACCCGCGCAAAGATTTTCTATGTGCTTTTATGCCCATATTAGCATTGAGTTGTTGGTAAGAGGCAGACATATAGCCAAAATACGTAATGCGTATACGGTATATGCATTTTGTCACCGTTATTGGTAAGGTACCTCGGCACATGGAATTTTTAAATTTAATGTAAAAAGTAATATGATACTTATCCGGTATGTATCGTCCAAACTAAAATATTGTGGCCCATATATACCTTGATGAAATATCTGTGGAATCTATTGAATTTGTTTTATTGTGCTGTTAGTAATGGTTTTGTTCCCCCATGCCATACCAATCTTTATAGAGTTTGGCCGAGTTTTTatctcttccttttcttcttcatCTAATCAATTGTGTTCTGTCTTTTTTCCCCACTAAATGGCATTTTAATTATTGGTTTTGGTATGTTAACGAGAATTTTTAATAGACTACCAAATAAAGCTTATAATATAACATGTCTATTAGAACTGGCTCGTCATTATTGCAGTGACCAGAGATGATTCTACCATGCTAATGTTGAACTCCCTCCGTTTGGGTTTATTAGCCTAAAAACAACTTCTCTTAGACCAAGACATATAGTAATTTACTTACATTAATTCTTCCATTCCACTCCCAATGCattctctcacatgcatgcagccAATAAAAAAGCATGCATAAAGTGTATTAATTTTTCAGCCATGGTACCAACAACAATGGCTTTCAATGCAACCAGTGAAATGGTTGCGTGCATGCACCTTTCCAAAGCGAGGCCTTATAAAAAGGGACATGCTTGTGATGCTGAGAGGCCTAATAAACTCagatggagggagtattcctCTAATTATCTCTATTGCTTAGTTGTGTAAGAAAACGTTTAACTATTGATATGCATTAATAGAAAAATGCTAAAATAACTTTGATTTTGAAATCTTGACATAACTATTCTTTTTTGCGAGTGACATATCTTTTTTTTGTGAAGTGACATATATATgtactacctctgtcctggtttattagtccccATTTTATTCTGTGCCAAACTTTTACCttaaatttaactaacaaaatgttaatgcatgtcatagaattatataattgaaaactatgtccaaatatgaatccaacaatataattttttgcgacatgcattaatattttgttagttaaatctatAGTTAAAATTTGACACAAAATACAAAGAGGacttataaaccaggacagaggtGGTGTTTAACGAAGGAACTAAATAGTACATGTAAGAGATACCCTATTTTTAATAAGTGCATATATAGGTCCTCTTGTGCGGTCCCTTTGCTTTCCTCATCGAATTTCCTTAGCTGGTTCCATCACTAATTTTGGGAATATAGTTCCTCCATCAAAGAAAAGTATAGCATGTGCAGAATGTATGTCTTCACACCAGACATGTTTAGTCCTTTGTCATATGTATCCAATCTATCTCTGCAAAGGTTGCAGTCTGGTATAAATTGTATGAAACAATGAAAATAAATATGTCATATTATCTTTTTTTTGGGTGAACCGATACATCATATTATGAATCGCTAGCTTCAAATTACATGTAGAAGATAGTACAACACATGCAATCCTCCTAGCTACCTGGTTcgagaaaatagaaaaaaatagTTACGTACGGATGATTAAATCAATAGGCTAACCTTGGCTATTCCTCTTCTGAGAGCCGATTGATCATTCACATGTGAACTTGACAACCTAGCTAGACAGCCATTTGGCCGAGTAGAAAAGTGGACGCTAAGCTTATTCATAGCTCAAAAGCCTTGCCATAGCCCACAGATGCATTCTCGTCTTTTAGTTTGCGCACATAGTAGCTTatgatttttatttttattttttgcttaTTATGATCCTCAGTTCCTCACGATCGTCCTTCGGACACCTGGTACCATGACATCCAGAATCTCACATCGGTCGGAGCCAAGGAGAGCCTATCTATCCTGCGGCTGCGAGGGCCGCTACCATGACATGGAGCTACTGCCATGCTCGCAGCCTCATTTACCGGCGCAGGCCCAACTGAAGTCTTTTGATAATACAGTATAATATAGGTCTTCTCGATGCCTAAAGAAAAATCTTCCCGCTGGACGTGATTATGCAAGATGTATATTACCTGAGTTATGAACGATATCTATTGTTGTATTCTATAATCCGGTCAAGGATCTCTGTCTTTTGAACGTGACTTGCCCAAAAAATACGTTCCTCTTTTATCGTCTGACCTGCCCAAAATGAAAAAAAGCTACGACTACAACGTGAAGGTCTCTAGATTTCCTTTTTTTAGTATGATTTCTTTAAATTTAATAGGCTCTTCTTTTATCATCAAAAATCTGAACtgtataatactccctccgttcctaaatatttgtctttctagaggtTTCAAATgatgactacatacggagcaaaatgagtggatctacactctaaaatatgtctatatacatccgtatgtggtgaccatttgaaatctctagaaagacaaatatttaggaacggaggaagtagatTCAAACCCCAATAAAAAAAGATTCAAACCGCACCTGACAACATCTCCTTTTTCCTTTCAGTGTGTCCTTCTCCTGTCCGTGACTCTTTTTTCTGGAGGCGAACAACATGTGGTTGAATGGTTAGAGGGACTATGGTGTACTAGCCTATCAGGGCTCAAATcttggtgctcgcatttatttctggatttatttcagtaTTTTCGGCGTTGCACATTCAGttggaggagacgttcccgtcaacgacgaggtgcctatggtgacttcataaatttcaagatgatatgctgGCTCAGTCtatcggaggtgctcatagggtaGAGTGTGTGTGTACGCGTTCATATGGGTGAGTGTATGTA belongs to Triticum urartu cultivar G1812 chromosome 7, Tu2.1, whole genome shotgun sequence and includes:
- the LOC125519465 gene encoding putative 4-hydroxy-4-methyl-2-oxoglutarate aldolase 3, which produces MGSEKFPTPVADLCDANASLILAGELRILEPVFQPYGQCRSFSGRVVTMRVLEHNAGLRALLETPGEGRVLVLDGGGSKRCALIGGTLAEVGRGSGWAGAVVNGCVRDVDDVNGCAIGVRALASNPRKPGKSGATEMHVDVDVGGAVVRDGERRRRRGP